Proteins from a single region of Chloroflexota bacterium:
- a CDS encoding RraA family protein, whose product MDTVTQQRLLKLDTGAVSDALDQLHMKGATYGIRPVWQAPRVAGPAVTVKAIAAGPTPPAQHINIHAISTADPGSVLVIDNSGRPDVSCLGDLQSLAAKIRGLSGAVIDGACRDVDSIREMGFPVFTRAVVPITARGRIQQEAWNVMVQIGGVQVRPGDWIIADGSGVVVIAQDNLEAVLSAAEDIVAREEAMAEAVRQGQSILDVMTNFNYERMLQEKRA is encoded by the coding sequence ATGGATACGGTCACTCAGCAGCGATTGCTCAAGTTGGACACCGGAGCGGTGTCAGACGCGCTCGACCAGCTTCACATGAAAGGCGCCACGTACGGAATTCGGCCCGTGTGGCAAGCGCCCCGTGTCGCGGGCCCGGCGGTGACGGTCAAAGCGATAGCGGCCGGCCCCACACCGCCAGCCCAGCACATCAACATCCACGCGATCTCCACCGCAGATCCCGGTTCAGTCCTGGTCATCGACAACTCCGGGCGTCCGGACGTTTCCTGTCTGGGCGATCTGCAATCGCTGGCGGCCAAGATCCGCGGCCTGAGCGGCGCGGTGATCGACGGCGCGTGCCGGGACGTCGATTCGATTCGGGAGATGGGATTCCCAGTCTTCACCCGCGCCGTGGTTCCGATTACCGCGCGGGGCCGCATCCAGCAGGAAGCGTGGAACGTCATGGTCCAGATTGGCGGCGTCCAGGTCAGACCGGGCGACTGGATCATCGCCGACGGAAGCGGTGTCGTGGTGATCGCGCAGGACAACCTCGAGGCGGTCCTATCCGCGGCGGAAGACATCGTCGCACGCGAAGAGGCGATGGCCGAAGCCGTCCGCCAGGGGCAATCGATACTCGACGTGATGACCAACTTCAATTACGAGCGCATGCTCCAAGAAAAGCGCGCCTGA
- a CDS encoding xanthine dehydrogenase family protein molybdopterin-binding subunit, producing MREALSQGDGDHRPRTAVPADIAAALAEPEYRVEGPLKVAGRARYAADIQLPGMLWAKFLRSPHAHALIRSIDTSAARALPGVHAVITGADVGPKRVGKVLWDWPILAYEKVRYIGERVAAVAAESPQIAEEAVRLIQVEYEEIPAVFDAEEALAEGAPIIHPAAAEYRYEPGKRPPVPHPNLQGYRLITKDDSDLDRIFAEADVVVEDTFLAARQHQGYIEPRACVVWIDPAGIVHIHSTNKAPFVIQHQMAIVTGLPAERIVVDSMFIGGDFGGKGHSIEEFPCYFLAAATGRPIKSVMSYAEELESAAPRHGAKFHLRTAVGKDGRILAHESRVYYDDGAYAGARPLPGPILDGWSALEVYAVPHARLETFMVYTNKVPGGQMRAPGAAHTGFVGESHIDHIARELGMDPLDFRILNAVREGRTGPTGERVQNPQAVEVLEALKRESGWKTHPLPANHGRGISLRSRDVGAGRAEILIRLRPDGMIEAIHGAPDQGGGSATLVRRVSAAVLSVSPDRVIARYGTTAEAPLNPGPGGSRLTRVLGQATIAGATDLKNKLEELAAEVMGWPAAAVQLRDDRFITTDGSGESAAYEEVVARILRGGTVEGFGAYDSAEHVEEDEGIANYCAYMIEVEVDPDTGQVRPVEALEVVDVGTVINPIAHSGQLEGGFVFGLGNAVMEELEFADGRVSTLTLGDYKLPTHMDVPPLRVVMLPSASGPGPFGAKAAGELTNNAVAPAIANAVEDAVGVRVRTMPITAERVYAALHGNKP from the coding sequence ATGCGCGAAGCCCTGTCTCAAGGGGATGGTGACCACAGACCTCGCACGGCTGTCCCAGCCGACATCGCGGCCGCGCTTGCGGAGCCCGAGTATCGCGTGGAAGGACCGCTCAAGGTCGCCGGCCGGGCGCGCTACGCTGCTGATATTCAGCTCCCCGGGATGTTGTGGGCGAAATTCCTGCGAAGCCCCCACGCCCATGCGCTCATCCGATCCATCGATACCTCAGCCGCGCGTGCACTGCCGGGCGTACACGCGGTCATTACCGGCGCGGACGTCGGACCAAAGCGCGTGGGCAAAGTGCTCTGGGACTGGCCAATCCTGGCCTACGAGAAGGTCCGCTACATCGGCGAGCGGGTTGCGGCGGTGGCGGCGGAATCGCCTCAGATCGCGGAAGAGGCCGTGAGGCTCATCCAGGTCGAATATGAGGAGATTCCCGCGGTCTTCGACGCGGAGGAGGCGCTCGCCGAGGGCGCCCCAATCATCCATCCGGCTGCCGCCGAGTACCGGTACGAGCCTGGCAAACGGCCGCCCGTGCCGCATCCCAATCTCCAGGGGTACCGCCTCATTACCAAGGACGATTCCGACCTCGATCGGATCTTTGCGGAAGCCGATGTCGTGGTGGAAGACACGTTCCTCGCCGCTCGGCAACACCAGGGCTACATCGAGCCGCGCGCGTGCGTCGTCTGGATCGACCCGGCCGGAATCGTTCACATCCATTCGACCAACAAGGCCCCATTCGTGATCCAGCACCAGATGGCAATCGTGACCGGATTGCCGGCGGAGCGCATCGTTGTGGACTCGATGTTCATCGGCGGTGACTTCGGCGGAAAGGGGCATTCGATCGAAGAGTTCCCCTGCTACTTCCTGGCCGCGGCGACCGGGCGACCGATCAAGTCGGTCATGAGTTACGCCGAAGAGCTGGAGTCCGCCGCTCCGCGACACGGCGCAAAATTCCATCTGCGCACGGCGGTCGGCAAGGACGGCCGAATCCTGGCGCACGAGTCGCGCGTCTACTACGACGACGGCGCGTATGCGGGGGCACGGCCCCTTCCCGGCCCCATCCTCGATGGCTGGAGCGCCCTCGAGGTCTATGCCGTGCCTCACGCACGGCTAGAGACCTTCATGGTCTACACCAACAAGGTCCCGGGCGGTCAAATGCGCGCCCCCGGCGCGGCGCACACCGGGTTCGTCGGCGAGTCCCACATCGATCACATCGCCCGCGAGCTGGGGATGGACCCGCTGGATTTTCGAATCCTGAACGCTGTGCGCGAAGGCAGGACCGGACCGACCGGCGAGCGGGTCCAAAACCCGCAGGCCGTAGAGGTCTTGGAGGCGCTGAAGCGCGAGTCGGGCTGGAAGACACACCCGCTTCCCGCCAACCACGGCAGAGGAATCTCGCTGCGCTCCCGGGACGTCGGCGCGGGACGCGCGGAAATCTTGATCCGCCTCCGTCCCGACGGAATGATCGAGGCGATCCACGGCGCCCCGGATCAGGGCGGTGGCTCCGCCACGCTGGTGCGCAGGGTCAGCGCCGCGGTCCTGTCGGTCTCGCCTGATCGCGTGATCGCGCGCTACGGTACGACCGCGGAAGCGCCGCTCAACCCGGGGCCCGGCGGAAGCCGGCTGACGCGCGTTCTGGGGCAGGCAACGATTGCCGGCGCGACGGACCTCAAGAATAAGCTGGAGGAGCTGGCCGCGGAGGTCATGGGCTGGCCTGCTGCCGCGGTCCAGCTGCGCGACGACCGCTTCATCACCACCGATGGCTCCGGCGAGTCTGCCGCGTACGAGGAGGTCGTGGCACGAATCCTTCGCGGCGGCACCGTCGAGGGTTTCGGCGCGTATGACAGCGCAGAGCACGTCGAGGAAGACGAGGGCATCGCCAACTATTGCGCCTACATGATCGAGGTCGAAGTCGACCCCGACACGGGCCAGGTGCGCCCGGTCGAAGCGCTCGAAGTGGTCGACGTCGGAACGGTCATCAACCCCATCGCGCACTCGGGGCAGCTCGAAGGCGGATTCGTCTTCGGGCTCGGCAACGCCGTCATGGAAGAGCTGGAGTTCGCGGACGGCCGCGTGAGCACCCTGACCCTCGGTGACTACAAGCTGCCCACGCACATGGATGTTCCACCGCTCCGCGTCGTGATGCTGCCGAGCGCATCAGGCCCCGGTCCCTTTGGCGCCAAGGCCGCAGGCGAGCTGACCAATAACGCTGTTGCCCCAGCCATCGCCAACGCCGTCGAGGACGCGGTGGGTGTACGCGTTCGCACCATGCCCATCACCGCGGAGCGCGTCTACGCGGCGCTCCATGGGAATAAGCCGTAA
- a CDS encoding flavin reductase family protein codes for MSPTKDEFRRVMGTFATGVTIVTTAHAGEVRGMTANSVASVSLDPLSVLVCVNREAITFGLLDAGQVFCVNILAEHQEALSRGCAKPDTPEAALIGVPHRIGKTGAPILDGALAYLDCRVVDSMDFGTHRIFIGEAVDLDATDAQPLLFFRGKYFRAIEPLTTS; via the coding sequence GTGTCGCCAACAAAGGATGAGTTTCGCCGCGTTATGGGAACGTTTGCCACGGGGGTCACGATCGTGACGACGGCTCACGCGGGAGAGGTGCGGGGGATGACGGCGAATTCGGTCGCCTCGGTGTCCCTCGATCCCCTTTCCGTCCTCGTTTGCGTCAATCGCGAGGCGATCACCTTCGGCCTTCTCGACGCCGGGCAGGTCTTCTGCGTCAACATTCTGGCGGAGCACCAGGAAGCCCTTTCCCGGGGCTGCGCGAAGCCGGACACGCCCGAGGCCGCCTTGATCGGGGTTCCGCATCGAATCGGAAAGACCGGGGCGCCGATTCTCGACGGCGCCCTCGCCTACCTGGACTGCCGCGTCGTCGACTCGATGGACTTTGGGACTCATCGGATCTTCATCGGCGAAGCCGTCGATCTCGATGCGACGGATGCGCAGCCGTTGCTATTCTTCCGCGGCAAGTATTTCCGGGCGATCGAGCCGCTGACCACCTCGTAG
- a CDS encoding response regulator — protein sequence MDEEGSAQRRAPLVLVVDDDPSNVKLIRLELELAGYRIAAASDGVEGIQTAVSLQPDLIFLDLSMPIMDGFQTVGALKSQDSTRAIPVVILTASTERADRLRALELGADDFLTKPFDPAELLGRAQTLTRLTALHRELEDTRARAARLQEREAGEARLGLILDTAPEAIILVAADGIIARFNRGAERIFGYAPDEVAGKPLGLLLATPLAVPPPGSDGRAGSEGGASLHRELLAHRRDGAAFPAELSVAYGEDGTYAVILRDVSLRRKAEAERQQLLERLLVAQEEERRRVAYEIHDGFAQVAAAAQQHLEAFASRYRGRSPAARQELDQAAALARRTVSEARGLIAGLRPTALDDFGLVAAVRLEVDALRNNGWSVELVDQTGGGRLPATVETSLFRVAQEALSNARRHANTRKVRVSLRRAESAVELDVRDWGDGFAVSAVREAAGPGERVGLAGMRERVAMLRGELSITSSRGRGTRVIASIPLPPEVT from the coding sequence ATGGACGAAGAAGGATCCGCTCAACGACGGGCGCCGCTCGTCCTCGTCGTGGACGACGACCCGAGCAATGTCAAGCTGATCCGCCTCGAGCTGGAGCTCGCCGGTTACCGCATCGCGGCGGCCTCGGATGGGGTCGAGGGGATTCAGACCGCGGTGTCCCTCCAGCCTGACCTGATCTTCCTCGACCTTTCCATGCCGATCATGGACGGGTTCCAGACGGTCGGCGCCCTCAAGAGCCAGGATTCAACCCGCGCGATACCGGTGGTCATTCTGACGGCATCGACCGAGCGCGCCGACCGGCTCCGTGCGCTGGAGCTTGGAGCCGACGACTTCCTGACCAAGCCGTTCGACCCCGCCGAGCTGCTGGGTCGCGCGCAGACGCTGACCAGACTCACCGCGCTCCATCGCGAGCTCGAAGACACGCGTGCCCGGGCCGCGCGCCTCCAGGAGCGTGAGGCGGGCGAAGCGCGACTCGGCCTCATCCTGGATACGGCGCCCGAGGCGATCATCCTGGTCGCCGCAGACGGGATAATCGCCCGCTTCAATCGCGGCGCCGAGCGCATATTTGGCTACGCGCCCGACGAGGTCGCGGGCAAGCCGCTCGGGCTCCTCCTGGCAACCCCGCTGGCGGTGCCGCCCCCGGGAAGCGACGGCCGCGCCGGCTCCGAAGGCGGCGCCTCCCTCCATCGGGAGTTGCTCGCCCATCGCCGCGACGGGGCTGCGTTTCCCGCCGAGCTGTCCGTCGCGTACGGCGAGGACGGCACGTACGCGGTGATCCTGCGCGACGTCTCCCTCCGCAGGAAGGCCGAGGCGGAGCGCCAGCAACTGCTGGAGCGGCTGCTGGTCGCCCAGGAAGAGGAGCGCAGGCGCGTCGCGTATGAGATCCACGATGGGTTCGCCCAGGTCGCCGCGGCCGCCCAGCAGCACCTGGAGGCGTTCGCCTCACGCTATCGCGGCCGCTCGCCGGCTGCGCGCCAGGAGCTGGACCAGGCGGCGGCGCTGGCCCGGCGGACCGTCAGCGAGGCGCGCGGGCTGATCGCCGGCCTGCGGCCCACCGCCCTGGACGATTTCGGGCTCGTCGCGGCCGTGCGGCTGGAGGTCGACGCCCTGCGCAACAACGGCTGGTCGGTCGAGCTCGTCGACCAGACAGGCGGCGGCCGCCTTCCCGCCACGGTCGAGACCTCGCTCTTCCGCGTCGCGCAGGAGGCGCTCTCCAACGCGCGCCGCCACGCCAATACGCGAAAGGTCCGCGTCTCGCTGCGGCGCGCGGAGAGCGCGGTGGAGCTCGACGTGCGCGATTGGGGCGATGGCTTCGCGGTGTCCGCGGTACGCGAGGCGGCAGGGCCAGGCGAGCGCGTCGGCCTGGCCGGAATGCGGGAACGCGTCGCGATGCTGCGGGGCGAGCTGTCGATCACCAGCAGCCGCGGCCGCGGCACCCGGGTGATCGCCAGCATTCCGCTGCCGCCGGAGGTGACATGA
- a CDS encoding response regulator transcription factor has protein sequence MTGLPTSGADSRGSGRSWKIMVVDDHELARAGVISLLAGQRDLEIAAEAATGREAITRAALVKPDLVLMDIRMPEMDGLEATRRIKEAQPATSVVILTMHEDPDYLLAAVQAGAAGYLLKGSSKSEIVGGIRRVLGGESLLDPGLMARLVQRIAGEPKAAGPIAGSLSARELEVLGCIVEGKTNGEIAGALAITRATVKSHVERIISKLGVSDRTQAAVRAVQLGLNAAEPGPAS, from the coding sequence ATGACAGGACTGCCGACCTCAGGCGCCGACTCGCGGGGCTCCGGGCGCTCATGGAAGATCATGGTGGTCGACGATCACGAGCTTGCGCGCGCCGGGGTGATCAGCCTGCTCGCGGGTCAGCGCGATCTAGAGATCGCAGCGGAGGCGGCGACCGGGCGAGAGGCGATCACGCGGGCCGCACTCGTGAAGCCGGACCTCGTGTTGATGGACATCCGAATGCCGGAGATGGATGGGCTCGAAGCCACACGCCGCATCAAAGAGGCGCAGCCGGCGACGAGCGTGGTGATCCTCACCATGCACGAGGACCCGGACTATCTGCTGGCGGCGGTCCAGGCCGGGGCGGCAGGTTACCTGCTGAAGGGCAGCTCGAAGAGCGAGATCGTCGGGGGGATTCGTCGGGTGCTGGGGGGCGAGTCGCTGCTGGATCCGGGCTTGATGGCCCGCCTGGTCCAGCGGATCGCCGGAGAACCAAAGGCTGCCGGGCCGATAGCCGGCTCGCTCAGCGCTCGTGAGCTGGAGGTGCTGGGCTGTATCGTAGAGGGGAAGACCAACGGGGAGATCGCCGGGGCGCTCGCGATAACCCGCGCCACCGTGAAGAGCCACGTGGAGCGGATCATCTCGAAGCTCGGGGTCTCGGATCGCACGCAGGCGGCGGTGCGCGCCGTCCAACTCGGCCTCAA